A genomic stretch from Aedes albopictus strain Foshan chromosome 2, AalbF5, whole genome shotgun sequence includes:
- the LOC109432535 gene encoding integrator complex subunit 1 — protein sequence MDRNKPSSGARSTKKQIGLPQSELFALGSKSGPSSRVDDSKNKPGGVSGGERKRDAAALVSAVAAKKIKLAGAGSSGSAGSSMPGTSKPSSGGDSSSSSSVLEYWEQMALDCESVDLVSSVLGAIDQQDSDSVVGYICGAMKLLISPKAKSESVLSLSLLYLAKIRPHLFCNETITSALIAVLKRDTQNSFKGRNNPTVHILACNLLARGYSDKKQWPESLIRTYIDDAINDRVWVDYEECAPFTDNCVAALGTKIPPKWMLQPELSALNPSARENPALDDEHSTDSGMFGDALGKDPDANPPRFAHIQEQVEKMVVEAAKDQLNRRQAPDCSTRNFLKFLSLGSGIPEVRALAIPRLELWIHNGKLMKPAQELLTFICYNVTGQNPKDHEVLSNLVKMRLKTKPLINIFMTCLKEMINCQSEILGIMLKYVVQNELSNARNPNNMGMLATMFQAKPTESATHLAEIYQECLLQREDVLRTLRVFLRELVKMLRYDINLMVFSKALLTNRADLKSQVISSEFRDRIFHSVVDLVCLCMFLSVSPQIREANASIRSGREPKSFPALTTFYQQMSTIQFDTLTWMHEVVPIVYMPSPNDFKMAFHKMLFLDSPEAYAKGDQWPPEPERAPLLRIVSEIPLQQNSMLRIILIGITKEIPFTIPDTMEIIEQLVRRAGSLRHIDYPPLDVANLEIIDLLFKMSEYHHPDNIVLPSNYEPPNLAISSLYWKTWIILLLISAHNPSIFGSFCWEQYPMLRTLMEMCITNQIGPTKPSEEELQVATAEKSQILEFENHLASNIINEQNSLLLSQLILMDPRGVARRPPNHVLEQIQSLNVTHRLGHLLCRSRKPDLLLEIIQRQGTSQAMPWLADLVQNSDGDFNHLPVQCLCEFLLSNSGTVIVENSREAELLIYLQKVVQDETGDHQMICEIMEYFFRRLSSFSNHSRQSAIRGLKLLLKVFQEENDPVPIESNNSDWLLRYLPTIPHFAYVRPSVVVQLRSACQVENSPELVMVYIQFIAAHTSMDSEADMLEHVMDMSHLIVERSTIFSHIIPTETDQSEARVQTLNCLFVMFNNFLIKLREYKITQAFAEYQDLLLVQFADESQCHIHLNIIQAFVILLTHSTYIPMAAQILDYWFPEGAPPPQAFNLDTSEPVQILPDWLKLKMIRSNVDRLVDAALQGLTPDQIVLFVQNFGTPINSMSKLLALLDRAVIEQFEAVNNAILHKTYLTQLVEIQQARGAKNGHISIQALELDNQPIGDPPMMNVTIMQPLQIDLSEDSTRSRTISEQSKPASKTKEIEEAVEIVLTHPVIAKPNMPKYRKLIQRLNSGGKSSKSQEYTANKVLGYLGRLIKSAQGQYLIKNWIQNPQMCCFFRSLLAIPPEKFENLNYLLHILDEIIKYMNPTSNTVLLQILVGKRQQLVKVAQKDNLQGQGQSQPSLLQALTTNKASEVERKGRLQLRQTSTDDMINVISTLLKSGHEIKMEIAELQFDKRGLLVDWLAEADSELVHVNKEIQMDMLFNRSLGEFRPYLLSLMSHQASWSTLHETVDLVMEKYNGAYDPCSVLDFINALTRNPKLWQGRDKAVPKHEQIEYIVTLSGKQIKTFIDYILAESNPEKMCDRVKLLLQCVDCKFDYLEEMVEYAVGKKHPSSKMFLQQLYLNIPPMKFLMPHVDNVYDADVRNATGCVGDKFTYYILTTIACLTVPRDFQQMSAEMELIVRKLAASHPVLLLRQMSVLATLLQGRAHMDLSVLRAEYHFHLFHQVMGILELLQPLVFEDSYKTGLQNALDCYFALLRNHGSVKETYTLIYRFMEFLHAYIGANPKMAISFIQNYSDLLNDLAHQHYDLQSLQQLVQGLSMFKQRTPTAPAAIKSEPEEPTPGTSKCVKPTTVANLDSAQQATAAIMMSTYVKNEVLPQHWQELTHAIRSREIDDISTPLQEVDALTVKRPNLLEEVFDEIIRYLTHSSGSIRQTAHSLVTRWLKQNPGNFATNSTALTAFVQCLYHEDVAVVQSALDKTTEYALCLQEYAPQILMTMFNLGITNKINTYTTIRRCVQAIKKQHAC from the exons ATGGATCGTAACAAACCGAGCTCTGGCGCTCGGTCAACCAAAAAGCAAATTGGCTTGCCGCAGAGCGAGTTGTTCGCATTGGGCTCGAAATCCGGTCCCAGCTCCCGAGTGGATGACTCGAAGAACAAACCCGGCGGCGTAAGTGGAGGGGAACGAAAGCGGGATGCCGCTGCGCTGGTCAGTGCGGTGGCCGCCAAGAAAATCAAACTCGCTGGAGCGGGTAGTTCCGGATCGGCGGGCTCATCGATGCCGGGTACGAGTAAGCCCAGCTCGGGAGGGGACAGTTCCAGCTCCAGTAGTGTGCTCGAGTACTGGGAACAGATGGCACTCGATTGCGAGTCGGTGGATCTGGTTTCGTCGGTGCTGGGGGCCATCGATCAGCAGGACAGCGACAGCGTTGTGGGGTACATTTGCGGAGCGATGAAGCTGCTGATTTCGCCCAAGGCCAAGTCGGAATCGGTGCTTTCGTTGTCGCTGCTCTATCTGGCCAAAATCCGTCCGCATCTGTTTTGCAACGAGACGATAACGTCGGCGCTGATTGCCGTTTTGAAACGGGATACGCAGAATTCGTTCAAGGGTCGGAATAATCCGACGGTTCACATCCTGGCGTGCAATCTGTTGGCCAGGGGATATAGCGATAAGAAGCAGTGGCCGGAAAGTTTGATCCGGACGTACATCGACGATGCGATCAATGACCGCGTCTGGGTGGACTACGAGGAATGTGCACCGTTTACGGATAATTGCGTGGCTGCCCTGGGGACGAAGATTCCACCGAAgtggatgctgcaaccggagctGAGCGCCCTGAATCCCAGTGCCCGCGAAAATCCCGCTCTAGACGATGAGCATTCGACGGACAGTGGAATGTTTGGCGATGCATTGG GTAAAGATCCGGATGCAAATCCGCCTCGTTTTGCACATATTCAAGAACAGGTGGAGAAGATGGTTGTGGAAGCAGCTAAGGATCAACTAAACCGCCGTCAAGCACCTGATTGTTCTACCAGgaacttcctaaaattcctatcGCTAGGATCCGGAATACCGGAAGTAAGGGCATTGGCTATCCCTCGGTTGGAGCTTTGGATTCACAACGGAAAGCTAATGAAACCGGCTCAGGAGCTGCTGACGTTCATTTGCTACAACGTAACTGGGCAGAATCCGAAAGATCACGAGGTGCTTTCCAATTTGGTGAAGATGCGATTGAAGACAAAACCGTTGATCAACATCTTTATGACCTGCTTGAAGGAGATGATCAACTGCCAGTCGGAAATTTTAGGCATTATGCTGAAGTATGTTGTACAAAATGAGCTTTCCAATGCTCGTAATCCGAACAACATGGGCATGCTGGCGACCATGTTCCAGGCCAAACCTACGGAATCTGCGACTCACCTGGCGGAAATCTATCAAGAATGTTTGCTCCAAAGAGAAGATGTCTTAAGGACCCTGCGAGTCTTCCTTCGAGAACTGGTCAAAATGCTGCGCTACGACATCAACTTAATGGTCTTCTCCAAAGCTCTGTTGACGAATCGTGCTGATCTAAAGTCGCAAGTTATTAGTTCGGAATTCCGCGATCGTATCTTCCACTCCGTCGTTGATTTGGTATGCCTTTGCATGTTCCTTTCAGTGTCTCCACAGATAAGAGAGGCCAATGCATCGATCCGAAGCGGAAGAGAGCCAAAGAGCTTCCCAGCGTTGACAACCTTCTACCAGCAGATGTCCACAATCCAATTCGATACTCTCACTTGGATGCATGAAGTGGTTCCCATCGTCTACATGCCATCTCCAAACGATTTCAAAATGGCATTCCATAAAATGCTATTTCTGGATTCCCCGGAAGCATACGCCAAGGGAGATCAATGGCCACCGGAGCCGGAACGCGCACCCCTGCTGAGAATCGTTTCGGAAATTCCGCTCCAGCAAAACTCTATGCTTCGGATCATCCTCATTGGAATCACCAAGGAGATTCCTTTCACCATCCCGGACACGATGGAAATAATTGAACAACTGGTTCGCCGGGCCGGATCGCTCCGACACATCGACTACCCACCGCTGGATGTGGCCAATTTGGAAATTATCGATCTGCTGTTCAAGATGTCCGAATATCATCACCCGGATAACATCGTCCTCCCATCCAACTACGAACCGCCAAATCTGGCCATCTCTTCTCTCTACTGGAAAACGTGGATCATCCTGTTGCTGATCTCCGCCCACAACCCATCCATCTTTGGATCGTTTTGTTGGGAACAGTACCCGATGTTGCGCACCCTGATGGAAATGTGCATAACGAATCAAATTGGACCGACTAAACCGTCGGAAGAGGAACTCCAAGTGGCCACAGCGGAAAAGAGCCAAATTCTGGAATTTGAAAATCACCTGGCTTCTAACATTATCAACGAGCAAAACAGCCTCCTGCTGTCCCAGCTGATCCTTATGGATCCCCGAGGTGTGGCACGACGTCCACCCAATCACGTTCTAGAACAAATTCAATCGTTGAACGTCACTCATCGCTTGGGCCACCTGTTGTGCCGCAGCCGAAAACCGGACCTTCTGCTGGAGATCATCCAGCGCCAGGGAACGTCCCAGGCCATGCCTTGGCTGGCCGATTTGGTCCAGAATAGTGACGGAGATTTCAATCACCTGCCGGTGCAGTGCTTGTGCGAGTTTTTGCTCTCCAATTCGGGCACGGTTATTGTGGAAAATAGTCGCGAGGCGGAATTGCTGATCTACTTGCAGAAGGTCGTGCAGGACGAAACCGGCGATCATCAGATGATTTGCGAAATAATGGAGTACTTTTTCCGCCGGTTGTCCTCGTTTTCGAACCACTCCCGGCAGTCGGCCATCCGGGGATTGAAGCTGCTGTTGAAG GTCTTCCAAGAGGAGAACGATCCCGTGCCCATCGAAAGCAACAACTCCGACTGGTTACTGCGCTATCTACCGACTATCCCGCACTTTGCGTACGTACGACCAAGCGTAGTGGTTCAGTTGAGATCAGCCTGCCAGGTGGAAAACTCTCCCGAACTGGTCATGGTTTACATCCAGTTCATTGCGGCACACACATCCATGGATTCGGAGGCCGATATGTTGGAACATGTGATGGACATGTCGCACCTGATTGTCGAACGGAGCACCATCTTTTCGCACATTATTCCGACGGAAACCGATCAGAGTGAGGCTCGGGTTCAAACTCTCAACTGCTTGTTTGTGATGTTTAACAATTTTTTGATTAAGTTACGGGAGTATAAGATCACGCAGGCTTTCGCAGAATACCAAGATCTCTTGTTGGTTCAGTTTGCCGATGAGAGTCAGTGTCATATTCATTTGAATATCATTCAAGCCTTCGTGATTCTTTTGACGCACTCGACGTATATTCCGATGGCGGCGCAGATTTTGGATTACTGGTTCCCGGAAGGCGCTCCGCCACCACAAGCATTCAATCTTGACACATCCGAACCGGTACAGATCTTGCCCGATTGGCTCAAACTGAAGATGATCCGGAGCAACGTCGATCGCTTGGTTGACGCAGCACTGCAGGGACTTACCCCCGATCAGATCGTCCTCTTCGTGCAAAACTTCGGAACTCCTATCAACTCGATGTCGAAATTGCTGGCCCTGTTGGACCGTGCCGTAATTGAACAATTTGAAGCAGTCAATAACGCCATTCTACACAAAACGTATCTCACCCAGTTGGTGGAAATTCAACAGGCGAGGGGAGCCAAGAATGGCCACATTTCCATACAAGCCCTGGAGCTGGATAATCAACCGATCGGTGATCCTCCCATGATGAACGTAACGATCATGCAACCGCTGCAGATCGATTTGAGCGAAGATAGCACAAGATCGAGAACGATATCCGAGCAGAGTAAGCCGGCTTCCAAGACGAAGGAAATCGAAGAAGCCGTCGAGATCGTGCTGACTCATCCGGTGATTGCCAAACCAAATATGCCCAAGTACCGGAAGCTGATCCAACGCTTGAACAGTGGGGGGAAATCATCCAAGTCGCAAGAGTACACCGCCAACAAGGTGCTGGGCTACTTGGGTCGCTTGATCAAAAGTGCCCAGGGCCAGTATTTAATCAAGAACTGGATTCAGAATCCACAGATGTGTTGCTTCTTCCGGTCGCTGTTGGCAATTCCACCGGAAAAGTTTGAAAATCTCAACTATCTGCTGCACATACTGGACGAAATCATCAAGTATATGAATCCGACATCGAACACGGTGTTGTTACAG ATTTTGGTCGGCAAGCGTCAACAGTTGGTGAAGGTAGCCCAGAAGGACAACCTGCAAGGCCAAGGTCAATCGCAACCCAGTCTGCTGCAAGCTCTCACCACCAACAAAGCTTCGGAGGTGGAACGTAAGGGTCGGCTGCAGTTGCGTCAAACCAGCACCGATGACATGATCAACGTGATTTCCACTTTGCTGAAAAGTGGCCACGAGATCAAGATGGAAATTGCGGAGTTGCAGTTTGACAAGCGTGGACTACTGGTGGATTGGCTGGCAGAGGCGGACTCCGAGTTGGTGCACGTGAATAAGGAGATACAGATGGATATGTTGTTCAACCGGAGTCTGGGAGAGTTTCGACCGTACTTGCTGTCGCTGATGAGCCATCAGGCCAGTTGGTCCACGCTTCATGAAACGGTTGATTTAGTGATGGAGAAGTATAATGGAGCTTATGATCCTTGTTCAGTGCTAGATTTTATCAATGCGCTCACTAGAAACCCTAAGCTGTGGCAAGGAAGAGATAAGGCCGTCCCGAAGCACGAACAAATAGAGTATATTGTCACGCTAAGTGGAAAACAGATCAAAACCTTCATAGATTACATTTTGGCTGAATCAAATCCTGAGAAAATGTGTGATCGAGTGAAGTTGCTTCTCCAGTGCGTTGACTGCAAGTTTGATTATCTCGAAGAAATGGTCGAGTATGCAGTTGGCAAGAAACATCCGTCGTCGAAAATGTTTCTTCAGCAGCTCTACCTGAACATTCCGCCGATGAAATTCTTGATGCCTCACGTTGACAACGTTTATGATGCAGATGTCCGTAACGCCACGGGATGCGTTGGGGACAAGTTTACTTACTACATTCTGACGACGATCGCTTGCCTGACAGTACCAAGAGATTTCCAGCAGATGTCTGCGGAAATGGAACTGATTGTTCGTAAACTGGCAGCCTCTCATCCCGTTCTTTTGCTTCGTCAGATGTCCGTACTAGCCACCTTACTGCAGGGAAGAGCCCACATGGATCTATCGGTTTTAAGAGCCGAGTATCATTTTCATCTATTTCATCAAGTCATGGGAATTCTTGAACTGCTTCAGCCACTTGTGTTCGAGGATAGCTACAAAACGGGTCTCCAGAATGCCTTGGATTGCTACTTTGCACTTTTGAGAAACCATGGCAGCGTAAAGGAAACCTATACCCTCATCTAtcgcttcatggaattcctccatgctTACATTGGTGCCAATCCCAAAATGGCAATCAGTTTCATACAAAACTACTCGGATCTCCTTAATGACCTGGCCCATCAACACTACGATCTTCAATCCCTGCAGCAGCTCGTCCAAGGTCTATCGATGTTCAAACAACGTACACCGACAGCACCTGCTGCCATCAAATCTGAACCCGAGGAACCGACTCCAGGAACATCCAAGTGCGTCAAACCTACAACCGTAGCCAACTTGGACAGCGCACAGCAAGCAACGGCCGCCATAATGATGTCCACCTACGTCAAAAACGAAGTTTTGCCTCAGCACTGGCAGGAACTGACTCACGCAATCCGATCACGTGAAATCGACGATATTTCCACTCCTCTTCAGGAAGTGGACGCCCTGACAGTCAAACGTCCAAATCTTCTGGAGGAAGTCTTCGACGAGATCATTCGGTACCTAACGCATTCCTCCGGTTCCATTCGTCAGAC